One window from the genome of Gopherus evgoodei ecotype Sinaloan lineage chromosome 2, rGopEvg1_v1.p, whole genome shotgun sequence encodes:
- the PPP1R16A gene encoding protein phosphatase 1 regulatory subunit 16A isoform X4, with translation MMWRKCCIDDFGDVVALLLEAGADVNACDSELWTPLHAAATCGHLHLVELLINHGANLLAVNADGNMPYDLCEDEVTLDYIETAMADQGITQEKIEEARAATEHSMVEDIRKLLQAGADLNTPLDHSATLLHIASANGYLEAAELLLEHKASMSAKDNDGWEPLHAAACWGQIHLVELLVAHGADLNGKSVLDETPLDVCGDEEVRAKLLELKHKHDAIMKSHDKHKSLLQRRTSSAGSRGKVVRRVSVTERTNLYRKEHEKEAIVWQQVEHRENEAELEDEDKQTDAELQQHRPQGAEAEVAGPGALVGDKHQNPGLTQRNGTAGSSAPRPPKHLYSKRLDRSVSYQLATQEELSADLCKEKSHHTLADLKRQRAAAKLQRHHPEDYPPTEGEGPLSPGLAETMHGSGYPRSDLEQNSVYCTAASGDPPLLKLTAPAEETPAEKKRCCKLM, from the exons TGCTGCATCGACGACTTCGGGGACGTGGTCGCACTGCTGCTGGAGGCCGGCGCGGATGTCAATGCCTGTGACAGTGAGCTCTGGACGCCGCTGCACGCCGCCGCCACCTGCGGGCACCTGCACCTGGTGGAGCTGCTGATTAACCA tGGTGCCAATCTCCTGGCAGTTAACGCAGATGGGAACATGCCGTATGACCTCTGCGAAGACGAGGTGACACTGGACTACATTGAAACGGCCATGGCAGATCAGG GAATAACTCAGGAGAAGATTGAGGAGGCCCGAGCCGCCACCGAGCACAGCATGGTGGAAGATATCCGGAAGCTGCTTCAGGCAGGTGCCGATCTGAACACTCCACTTGACCATAGTGCCACTCTG CTGCACATTGCCTCAGCAAATGGCTACCTGGAAGCTGCCGAGCTGCTGCTGGAACACAAGGCCAGCATGAGCGCGAAGGACAATGATGGGTGGGAGCCTCTTCACGCCGCCGCCTGCTGGGGGCAG AtccatctggtggagctgctggtgGCCCATGGAGCTGATCTCAATGGCAAGTCTGTGCTGGACGAGACGCCCTTGG ACGTGTGTGGTGATGAGGAGGTCCGGGCCAAGCTGCTGGAGCTGAAGCACAAGCATGATGCCATCATGAAGTCTCACGACAAGCACAAGTCGCTGCTGCAGCGACGCACCTCCAGTGCTGGCAGCCGAGG GAAGGTGGTGCGGCGGGTCAGCGTGACGGAGCGCACCAACCTCTATCGCAAGGAGCACGAGAAAGAGGCCATCGTCTGGCAGCAGGTGGAGCACCGGGAGAACGAGGCCGAGCTTGAGGACGAGGACAAGCAGACGGACGCTGAGCTCCAGCAGCACCGTCCT CAGGGCGCCGAAGCAGAAGTGGCAGGTCCAGGGGCCTTGGTGGGAGACAAGCATCAGAATCCGGGGCTGACCCAGAGAAATGGAACTGCGGGCTCCTCTGCCCCCAGACCCCCCAAACACCTCTACTCCAAGAGGCTGGACCGCAGCGTCTCCTACCAGCTGGCCACCCAAGAGGAGCTGTCGGCCGACCTGTGCAAGGAGAAGTCCCACCACACGCTAGCGGACCTCAAACGCCAGCGGGCAGCCGCCAAGCTCCAGCGACACCACCCAGAGGACTATCCTCCCACCGAGGGTGAGGGCCCCCTCTCACCTGGCCTCGCTGAGACCATGCACGGCAGCGGTTACCCCCGCTCGGACTTGGAGCAGAATTCCGTGTACTGCACGGCAGCCAGTGGTGATCCGCCTCTCCTGAAGCTGACGGCCCCAGCCGAGGAGACCCCTGCTGAGAAGAAGCGATGCTGTAAGCTGATGTGA